The following are from one region of the Advenella mimigardefordensis DPN7 genome:
- a CDS encoding LysR family transcriptional regulator, which translates to MRYDLTDLKLFINIGEVSNLTRAAERTFLSLPAASARIKNLEDSLKVRLLIRQVTGVSVTPAGEVFLKYAKEVFAQLECMHAELQPFSTGIKGRLRIMANTAATHSFMSEALSTFLAENPDIDIELEEKLSKDIVSAIRGGSVDIGIVSSNVNLDGLDAIPLFRDQLVAVTHLSHPLKDLNEISFENLIDRYQFIGINPESAIQAFLDDKAYKLGKRLHQRVHVGSFEAVCRMVDAGIGLAIVPIECARAYSRAPRLHILKLTDEWADRERNVCRLAGRDLPAYAEKFIGHLLEVSQRMHER; encoded by the coding sequence ATGCGCTATGACCTGACCGATCTCAAACTGTTTATCAATATTGGTGAAGTCTCCAATCTGACCCGGGCGGCAGAACGCACGTTTCTGTCATTGCCAGCGGCCAGTGCCCGGATCAAAAATCTGGAAGACTCGCTCAAGGTTCGTCTGCTGATTCGCCAGGTCACGGGGGTGAGTGTTACACCGGCCGGCGAAGTATTTCTGAAATACGCCAAGGAGGTGTTTGCACAACTGGAATGCATGCATGCCGAGTTGCAGCCGTTTTCCACGGGCATTAAGGGCAGGCTGCGCATCATGGCCAATACCGCGGCAACGCACTCATTCATGTCCGAAGCGCTATCGACTTTTCTGGCCGAAAATCCCGATATTGATATTGAACTGGAAGAAAAACTTTCCAAGGATATCGTCTCTGCCATTCGTGGCGGATCGGTGGATATTGGCATTGTTTCCAGCAACGTGAACCTGGACGGCCTGGACGCAATTCCACTGTTTCGCGATCAGTTGGTGGCAGTCACTCATTTGTCGCATCCACTGAAAGACCTGAACGAAATTTCATTTGAAAACCTGATCGACCGGTATCAGTTTATCGGCATCAATCCTGAAAGCGCGATTCAGGCGTTTCTGGATGATAAGGCTTACAAGCTGGGTAAGCGCCTGCACCAGCGTGTACACGTGGGCAGTTTTGAAGCGGTGTGCCGGATGGTGGATGCCGGTATCGGGTTGGCTATCGTCCCGATAGAATGCGCGCGGGCTTACAGCAGGGCGCCGCGTTTGCATATCCTTAAACTCACCGATGAATGGGCCGATCGCGAACGCAATGTTTGCCGTCTGGCCGGGCGTGATTTGCCTGCGTATGCAGAAAAGTTCATCGGCCATCTGCTGGAGGTATCGCAGCGCATGCATGAGCGCTAA
- a CDS encoding Bug family tripartite tricarboxylate transporter substrate binding protein translates to MMQRRKLLTSALYGAVAAYGLRPAMAFAAQWPAKAVNFIVPFAPGGPVDTAARIVTNGMSQQWQQTAVIENRAGAGGILGARLSAQAKPDGYNYFFAAIHHAILPSLNQSLEYDIQKDFVPVGMVARFPIILVAHPSLKVKSVKELIALAKAQPGKIAYSSSGTGGGTHLAGALFASMARIELQHVPYKGSAPAVQDLVGGQVQLMFADATSALPFIKSGKVIPLGVGNPQRSELAPDVPPIADEGLPGYEAYSWSGLFAPVGTPADVVKQFNQDLNVQLKDKDVIAKMHGSGSEAMPMTPDAFGTFLSDEIAKWHKTITEANITIQG, encoded by the coding sequence ATGATGCAACGCAGAAAACTGCTCACATCCGCGCTTTACGGCGCTGTTGCTGCATATGGCCTGCGACCGGCCATGGCTTTCGCTGCGCAATGGCCGGCAAAGGCGGTGAATTTTATTGTTCCTTTTGCGCCGGGTGGGCCGGTGGACACAGCGGCCCGCATTGTAACTAACGGCATGTCGCAGCAATGGCAGCAAACGGCAGTGATTGAAAATCGTGCGGGTGCCGGTGGCATATTGGGGGCCAGGCTATCGGCTCAGGCTAAACCGGACGGATACAATTACTTTTTTGCCGCCATTCACCACGCCATATTACCCAGCCTGAATCAATCCCTGGAATACGATATTCAAAAGGACTTTGTACCGGTTGGCATGGTGGCCCGCTTTCCGATCATATTGGTCGCTCATCCGTCGCTGAAGGTTAAGTCGGTCAAGGAGCTGATTGCGCTGGCAAAGGCCCAGCCTGGTAAAATTGCCTATAGCTCCTCGGGAACGGGCGGCGGCACGCATCTGGCAGGCGCCCTGTTTGCCAGTATGGCTCGTATTGAACTGCAGCATGTACCTTATAAGGGAAGTGCGCCAGCAGTTCAGGATTTGGTGGGCGGACAGGTGCAGTTGATGTTTGCCGACGCCACGTCCGCATTACCATTCATCAAGTCCGGCAAAGTGATTCCGCTGGGCGTCGGCAATCCCCAGCGTTCCGAGCTGGCGCCGGACGTACCGCCCATTGCTGATGAAGGCCTGCCTGGTTATGAGGCGTATTCCTGGAGTGGCCTGTTTGCACCTGTAGGGACGCCGGCCGACGTAGTAAAGCAGTTCAATCAAGACCTCAATGTGCAGTTGAAAGACAAGGATGTCATTGCAAAAATGCATGGCAGCGGTTCAGAGGCCATGCCCATGACGCCGGACGCTTTCGGTACATTTCTGAGTGACGAAATTGCCAAGTGGCACAAAACCATTACCGAGGCCAACATTACCATTCAGGGCTGA
- a CDS encoding Bug family tripartite tricarboxylate transporter substrate binding protein gives MSTPYLRFPALLLLLAPALVWANTHWPDKPVKLVVGYAAGGPVDTAARQFAKYFGDQIGQPVVIENKTGASGIIAAESVARAPADGSVLYFLASPTLTITPHIQKGIQIDKDRDFRYLGNLVEYTNVLVVNNKLPIKNISELIAYAKANPGTLSFGSAGVGSSNQLSAELLRQRTGTQMLHVPYRGNAPAMIDVIGGKISMMFDITGTAINYIHSGKVRALAVTSKERNRALPDVPSMSEAGIADYDVTGWYGVVGPAKLPDTTAVKIEEALRAVSALPEYRKQMEQAGYTVSLRSGTQLKSRIDNEYRLWEEVTAKAGIQAAK, from the coding sequence ATGTCTACACCTTATCTGCGTTTCCCTGCGTTGTTGTTGCTACTCGCCCCTGCCCTGGTCTGGGCTAATACTCACTGGCCTGACAAGCCCGTCAAACTGGTGGTTGGCTATGCGGCTGGCGGACCGGTAGACACTGCTGCCCGGCAATTTGCCAAATATTTCGGAGATCAGATCGGGCAGCCTGTTGTGATCGAAAACAAAACCGGTGCCAGCGGCATCATCGCAGCCGAAAGTGTAGCGCGGGCCCCGGCCGATGGCAGCGTACTGTATTTCCTGGCCAGCCCGACGCTGACCATCACGCCCCATATCCAGAAAGGCATTCAGATCGACAAGGATCGGGATTTCAGGTACCTGGGCAATCTGGTCGAATACACTAACGTACTGGTCGTCAATAACAAGCTGCCGATAAAAAATATCAGTGAACTCATTGCCTACGCCAAAGCCAATCCAGGCACCCTGTCCTTTGGTTCGGCAGGCGTGGGGTCCTCCAACCAGCTGTCTGCCGAGCTGCTCAGGCAGCGCACCGGCACGCAAATGCTGCACGTCCCCTATCGCGGCAATGCGCCGGCCATGATAGATGTCATTGGCGGAAAAATCTCAATGATGTTTGACATCACCGGCACGGCAATCAATTACATTCACAGCGGCAAAGTACGCGCACTGGCCGTTACCTCCAAAGAACGCAATCGCGCGTTACCCGACGTACCATCCATGTCTGAAGCAGGCATTGCCGACTATGATGTTACCGGCTGGTATGGGGTTGTCGGGCCGGCAAAACTGCCGGATACCACCGCAGTGAAGATTGAAGAAGCCCTGCGGGCGGTATCTGCGTTACCCGAGTACCGCAAGCAAATGGAACAAGCCGGCTACACCGTTTCACTGCGCAGCGGCACGCAATTGAAATCACGAATCGACAATGAATATCGCCTGTGGGAAGAAGTGACTGCGAAAGCAGGCATACAGGCAGCGAAGTAA
- a CDS encoding Bug family tripartite tricarboxylate transporter substrate binding protein — protein sequence MKTTFNRLRHLMLRATGLAVGLALSTSAYAFPDKPITLLIPYPPGGSADMLARPIAAQMQKTINQPVVLEYRPGAGGTIATAQLARAKPDGYTVLMVLAAHAINPSMYKSLPYDTEKDFAPVSVLATLPMLVAAARQTPVNTIQELIDYAKANPDKLTFASAGNGNTSHLAAELFKSATNTKMIHVPYKGSGPAVVAMLSGEVSLMFDSISTSLPHVKAGKLKGLAVTGTKRSAVLPDVPTVTESGVPGFAVNGWYGILAPAGTPEDVVMQLNKAFNDAAQTPAVKQQLTQYGYEIEGSTPKQFTDLITTEIKKWKTAVDQSGARIE from the coding sequence ATGAAGACAACATTCAATAGACTGCGGCATCTGATGCTGCGGGCAACCGGACTGGCAGTTGGGCTGGCGCTCAGCACAAGCGCCTATGCCTTTCCAGACAAACCCATTACCCTGCTAATTCCGTATCCGCCCGGTGGCAGCGCCGATATGCTGGCCCGGCCGATTGCTGCGCAGATGCAGAAAACCATCAACCAGCCTGTCGTGCTTGAATACCGTCCCGGTGCGGGTGGCACCATCGCCACAGCACAACTGGCACGCGCCAAACCAGACGGCTATACCGTACTGATGGTACTGGCCGCGCACGCCATCAACCCAAGCATGTATAAATCGCTACCCTACGATACTGAAAAGGACTTTGCGCCCGTATCGGTGCTGGCGACCCTGCCGATGCTTGTTGCCGCCGCCAGACAGACTCCAGTCAACACCATACAGGAACTGATCGACTACGCCAAAGCGAATCCGGACAAACTCACGTTTGCTTCTGCCGGCAACGGCAACACCAGTCATCTGGCGGCAGAACTGTTCAAAAGCGCCACCAACACCAAAATGATCCATGTGCCCTACAAAGGCAGCGGGCCAGCGGTCGTGGCCATGCTCTCGGGTGAAGTGTCGCTGATGTTCGACAGCATTTCCACTTCCCTGCCCCATGTGAAGGCGGGCAAACTCAAAGGCCTTGCCGTTACGGGCACAAAACGTTCCGCTGTTCTGCCCGATGTGCCTACGGTGACAGAATCCGGTGTACCCGGCTTTGCTGTCAATGGCTGGTACGGCATCCTGGCACCGGCTGGCACCCCTGAAGATGTCGTCATGCAATTGAACAAGGCGTTCAATGATGCAGCACAAACGCCTGCGGTCAAACAGCAACTCACCCAATACGGCTACGAAATAGAGGGCTCCACACCTAAGCAATTTACAGATCTCATTACAACTGAAATCAAAAAATGGAAAACGGCGGTCGACCAGTCCGGCGCTCGCATTGAATAA
- a CDS encoding 3-oxoacid CoA-transferase subunit B — protein sequence MTEHIRLNREQIARLVANSLPDGAYVNLGIGMPTSVADYLPPDREIILHSENGILGMGRSAINDEIDTDIINASRKPIVLLQGASITEHTNSFAMMRGGHLDYSILGGFQVAENGDLANWITDAPDAIAAIGGAMDLAVGAKQVLVMMEHTTKTGEAKLLHHCTYPLTGAGVVDYVYTDLAIIQVCAGRFIIRAMVQGLTQQQLQGLSEATLHMDGPCQTIRTDSAGQPYLD from the coding sequence GATTGCCAGGCTGGTCGCCAATAGCCTGCCCGATGGCGCCTATGTCAATCTTGGTATAGGCATGCCTACGTCTGTTGCGGACTACCTGCCGCCGGACCGGGAGATTATCCTGCACAGCGAAAACGGCATTCTGGGCATGGGACGCAGCGCGATCAATGATGAAATAGATACCGATATTATCAACGCCAGCCGCAAACCCATCGTCCTGCTGCAGGGGGCCTCGATTACCGAACATACCAATTCATTTGCCATGATGCGTGGCGGACATCTGGACTACTCGATCCTGGGCGGCTTTCAGGTGGCCGAAAACGGCGACCTGGCCAACTGGATTACCGACGCCCCCGACGCGATTGCCGCGATCGGCGGTGCGATGGATCTGGCCGTAGGTGCAAAGCAGGTACTGGTCATGATGGAGCACACCACCAAAACCGGCGAGGCCAAACTGCTGCATCATTGCACCTATCCGCTGACCGGTGCCGGTGTGGTTGATTATGTGTACACCGACCTGGCCATTATTCAGGTATGCGCAGGCCGCTTTATCATCCGCGCCATGGTGCAGGGGCTGACACAGCAACAGTTGCAGGGTCTGAGTGAGGCCACCCTGCATATGGACGGCCCGTGCCAGACCATCCGAACAGACAGCGCAGGGCAACCCTATCTGGACTGA